DNA sequence from the Tachysurus fulvidraco isolate hzauxx_2018 chromosome 1, HZAU_PFXX_2.0, whole genome shotgun sequence genome:
gagagagacagcctgATTTAGCCTGATTAGCCTGATttttagagagaaaaagagagagagagagagagagcctgatttagagagggagagagaaaaagagagagagagagcctgatgtagagaaagagagagagagagagagagagagagagagagagagagagagagagagagagagaatgcctgatgtatagagagagagagagagagagggagagagattgcCTGGtgtatagagagacagagagagagagagagagagagagagagagagagagagagagagagagagagagagattgcctggtgtatagagagagagagagagagggagagagattgcctggtgtatagagagagagagcgagagaaagagagagagagagagagagagagagagagagagagacagatatagagagagagagagaaaaagagagagagagagagagagagagcctgatttagagcgggagagagaaaaagagagagagagagagagagagagcctgatttagagcgggagagagaaaaagagagagagagagagagagagagcctgatgtagagaaagagagagagagaatgcctgatgtagagagagagagagaatgcctgatgtagagagagagagaatgcctgatgtagagagagagagagagagagagagagagagattgattgcctggtgtatagagagagagagagagagagagagagagagagagagagagagagagagagattgcctggtgtatagagagagagagagagagagagagagagagagagagagagagagagagagagagagcctgatGTAGCACTGAAAGCTCTGTGAATCGCTCTACAAAAGTTAAATTGAGTTTCTGATGTAACAAACTCTGATGTACAAGATGAAATCAATCTCCACCCACAGCAAACACACCTACAGGAAATCAGGAATCCATGCCAACGTCTTTCCTGTCAGATTTTcagaaaaattatttttgtaaaacaaGCCTTTACTTTTGAGCCTCGTGTTCTTcggtgtgtttttcttttctttctctttttttaaggaCATGGAGTGAATTTTAAACTAGCTAATCTGTGGTTTGTTGCTAGCGTGGTGCAGGGCAGTGAGTGATTCTGCTCCTGTGCATCTGGCATCTCCTCCACAGCAGCGTTCCCGTGAAGAGGACGCTGGGGATTTGTGCATCGCCATGCGACAGCAGGCAGGAAAAATGACTCCGGTCTCTCCGTCTCCCATGTGAACGTATTAATTTGTAGCCCGGTCTTCTCCTCGTTTCCTTTCCCGGTGGCCCATGGGTTTAACCGTGCCAGAGTTTTGTGCACCTGATTCCTCTTCCCGCTCTCCAAAGAGCCGAGAGCCGTCCCCTATCCGTCATTAGTAAACACGCCGACATGCCATGCTTCATACGAGACACAGGAAGGAGACCCggagcaaacaaaacaaaggcacAACAAAATCAGCATAATTTCTCTCAGCGTGAAAACACATTCTTCAACAGAGGCTAAAAATTTTACAATTAGCCTGACGTGCAGGGCGGGAGACGGAAATCCTCCCTCTCAAATATTACTGtgggtaaaaacaaaaaatactcaATATAATAATCTCCAAATTTTATTATgctaaaatctttaaaatgtcatttctgaaattaaggtaaaaaaaaaaaaaaaagagggagtaaaaagacaaacagacaaagagacaaagaggTTAAGGactttatctctttctttctgtcagacTGCAGggataaaagacccaaatgcaggatagcttaaaagaaaaacagggtTTATTACATAAAAGCATGAAACATGGACACCGACTCGAGACACCAGGGACCAAAACCACAAAAAGACACCAGGGACAAACCCACAAAAAGACACCAAGGACCAAAAACCACAAAAAGACACCAGGGACCAAACCCACAAAAAGACACCAAGGACCAAACCCACAAAAAGACACCAGGGCCAAAAACCACAAAAAGACACCAGGGCCCAAACCCACAAAAAGACATCAGGGACAAAAACCACAAAAAGACACCAAGGCCCAAAACCCACAAAAAGACACCAGGACCAAAACCCACAAAAAGACACCAGGGCCCAAAACCCACAAAAAGACACCAGGGCCAAACCCACAAAAAGACACCAGGGCCAAAACCCACAAAAAGACACCAGGGCCAAAAACCACAAAAAGACACCAGGACCAAAAACCACAAAAAGATACCAGGACCAAAAACCACAAAAAGATACCGGGACAAAAACCACAAAAAGACACCAAGGCcaaaaacccacaaaaagaCACCAGGACCAAAACCCACAAAAAGACACCAGGGCCCAAAACCCACAAAAAGACACCAAGGACAAAACCCACAAAAAGACACCAAGGACAAAAACCACAAAAAGACACCAGGACAAAAACCACAAAAAGACACCGGGACAAAAACCACAAAAAGACACCAGGATCAAACCCACAAAAAGACACCAAGGACCAAAACCACAAAAAGACACCAGGACAAAAACCACAAAAAGACACCAGGGACAAAACAAAGGACCCCGTTCCACACAAGGCGACACAgcttaactaaatactaataacaatcatgacacatgagggacagatgtgcagaggcggggagatAAGGGCgtggcagacacgtgaacacggaacgtaaacaaaaaagcacatggccaaaatccGGGCAGAGTCCTgacacttacttacttacttacttacttactttcttactttctttctttctttctttctttctttctttctttctttctttctttctttctttctcacttacCTTTTCGTATTTTAGACCAGGTTTTAGAGAAATTAGACTGAAGAATAGTCGTCATCTTTTCCAGACATAATCATATGGTGAAATTATGATCTTTAGATATAATGTGTTGTTAggattaaatatattttgaacTCATCTTCAGGTATAATGATATGCTGAAATCATGACAGGAATAATATGTTGGAATTATTCTGGTGAACATGATGAATGCTGAAATCATCATTAGGGGTAACGAAATGTCAGAATCGTGCTCGGGAATAATGTTTGGGTTATAATCATAGTGTAGGTCGGAATCATTAAAGTGTACACCGACATGTCGGAATCACTGTCGGGAAAAACGACATGTCGGAATCATCGCAGGACAAAATGTTACAATCGTCATCAGGAAAGAATAAATGTCAGAATCCTTGCCTGGAATAATGACATTTAGGAATCATCATCAGGAATAACAATATGCCAGAATATGAAATCATGATATGTTGAATTACAGTTGGGAATCATGATATGCTGGAATCATCACTGGAGATAATCTAATTTTGATACtggggggggcacggtagcACGGCTGGGGGTTCGATGGAAAATTGGAAAATttttctctggaaaattgtccgtagtgtgtgtgtgtgtgtgtgagtgaatgagagtgtgtgtgtgtgccctgtgatgggttggcactccgtccagggtgtatcctgcctcgatgcccgatgatgcctgagataggcacaggctccccgtgacccgagacgtttggataagcggtagaagatgaatgaatgaatgaatgaaaaaggg
Encoded proteins:
- the LOC125145599 gene encoding serine/arginine repetitive matrix protein 1-like; translation: MKHGHRLETPGTKTTKRHQGQTHKKTPRTKNHKKTPGTKPTKRHQGPNPQKDTRAKNHKKTPGPKPTKRHQGQKPQKDTKAQNPQKDTRTKTHKKTPGPKTHKKTPGPNPQKDTRAKTHKKTPGPKTTKRHQDQKPQKDTRTKNHKKIPGQKPQKDTKAKNPQKDTRTKTHKKTPGPKTHKKTPRTKPTKRHQGQKPQKDTRTKTTKRHRDKNHKKTPGSNPQKDTKDQNHKKTPGQKPQKDTRDKTKDPVPHKATQLN